One genomic segment of Gossypium arboreum isolate Shixiya-1 chromosome 3, ASM2569848v2, whole genome shotgun sequence includes these proteins:
- the LOC128290597 gene encoding secreted RxLR effector protein 78-like, whose translation MAKVIANRLRGDIGKCIDVAQSAFVPGRLISDNVLLAYEILYTLKQKRVGQKGFMAVKLDMSKAYDRVERKFIKEITTRMGFDSRWIETIMECISSVSYSVIVNGFEGEKFQPVRGLRQGDPLSPFMFLICGEGLSCLMY comes from the coding sequence ATGGCGAAAGTTATTGCTAATAGGCTCAGAGGTGATATTGGGAAATGTATTGATGTGGCTCAAAGTGCTTTTGTACCAGGGAGATTAATCTCGGATAATGTTCTTCTTGCGTATGAAATTCTTTACACATTGAAACAGAAACGAGTAGGGCAGAAAGGTTTTATGGCAGTGAAACTTGACATGAGTAAAGCATATGATAGAGTTGAGAGGAAATTTATAAAAGAAATAACGACTCGTATGGGCTTTGATTCAAGGTGGATTGAGACTATTATGGAGTGCATAAGTTCTGTTTCCTATTCAGTAATAGTAAATGGTTTTGAAGGGGAGAAGTTTCAACCGGTAAGGGGGCTGCGTCAAGGGGATCCACTCAGCCCTTTTATGTTTCTTATATGTGGGGAAGGCTTATCTTGTCTAATGTATTAA
- the LOC108458121 gene encoding histone-lysine N-methyltransferase ASHR1: MEELQASLQPRGLTLSTFHDKGRSLLAARDFYPGEVIISQEPYVCVPNNSLTESRCDGCFSKSNLKKCSACHVVWYCGSSCQKLEWKLHRLECQLLAKLDKERRKSVTPTIRMMVKLYLRRKLQNGNVIPVTAMDNYNLVEALVSHMSDIDEKQLLLYAQMANLVNLILQLPNNDIKEIAENFSKFACNAHTICDSELRPLGTGLYPVISIINHSCLPNAVLIFEGRLAVVRAVQHIPKDSEVSISYVETAASTITRQKTLKEQYLFTCTCVRCNKLGQYDDIQESAILEGYRCRDNGCSGFLLRESDEKGFVCQQCGLIRNKEEIRKIASDIKALSDKASSSGNLQEAIVLYKNIEKLQKEVYHPFSIILLRTREKLLEILMQLEEWKEALTICRLTIPVYERVYPGFHPLLGLQYYSCGKLEWLLGETDDAIKLFTKAVDILRITHGTSTPFMKELLMKLEEARAEALFKLSSREDS; the protein is encoded by the exons ATGGAGGAATTACAGGCTTCTCTTCAACCTCGAGGCTTAACCCTTTCAACTTTCCACGATAAAGGCCGTTCCCTCCTCGCTGCCAGGGATTTCTATCCAG GAGAAGTGATTATAAGTCAAGAGCCATACGTCTGCGTGCCAAACAACTCCTTAACCGAATCAAGGTGCGATGGATGTTTCAGCAAAAGCAATCTTAAGAAATGCTCGGCTTGTCATGTTGTTTGGTATTGTGGGAGCTCATGTCAG AAACTGGAATGGAAGTTGCATCGGCTCGAGTGTCAGTTACTCGCTAAGCTTGACAAAGAAAGGAGAAAATCTGTTACGCCTACCATCCGAATGATGGTGAAACTTTACCTTAGGAGAAAATTGCAAAATGGGAAT GTCATCCCTGTTACAGCTATGGACAATTACAATTTGGTGGAGGCTTTGGTTTCTC ACATGTCGGATATTGATGAGAAGCAGCTATTGTTATATGCGCAGATGGCTAACCTTGTTAACTTGATTCTTCAGCTTCCCAACAATGACATAAAGGAGATTGCTGAAAACTTTTCCAAG TTTGCATGTAATGCGCATACCATTTGTGACAGTGAACTGAGACCGCTTGGGACTGGACTGTATCCTGTTATTTCTATTATCAACCACAG CTGCTTGCCAAATGCTGTCTTGATATTTGAAGGAAGGTTGGCTGTGGTACGTGCTGTACAACATATACCCAAAGATTCTGAG gTATCAATCAGTTATGTAGAGACTGCTGCAAGTACAATTACTCGGCAAAAGACACTCAAAGAACAGTACCTTTTCACTTGTACATGTGTTCGCTGTAACAAACTG GGTCAGTATGATGATATCCAAGAAAGTGCAATTCTAGAAGGCTATCGGTGCAGGGATAATGGATGCAGTGGCTTCTTGCTTAGAGAATCAG ATGAAAAAGGATTTGTTTGCCAACAATGTGGCCTCATTAGAAACAAGGAAGAGATAAGAAAGATTGCTAGTGATATCAAAGCATTGTCGGACAAGGCTAGTTCCTCAGGCA ATCTTCAGGAAGCCATTGTTttgtataaaaatattgaaaagctCCAGAAGGAAGTGTACCATCCTTTTTCAATCATTTTGTTGAGAACTCGGGAAAAACTTCTTGAG ATATTAATGCAGCTGGAAGAATGGAAAGAAGCTTTGACAATTTGCAGATTGACGATTCCGGTGTATGAAA GGGTTTATCCAGGATTTCATCCTTTGCTTGGATTACAATACTACAGTTGTGGAAAGCTTGAATG GTTGCTAGGGGAGACAGATGATGCTATCAAGTTGTTCACCAAGGCGGTTGACATACTGCGAATCACTCATGGGACAAGTACACCATTTATGAAAGAACTGTTGATGAAGTTGGAGGAAGCTCGTGCTGAAGCGTTGTTCAAGCTCTCATCAAGAGAGGACTCATAA